From one Colletotrichum destructivum chromosome 3, complete sequence genomic stretch:
- a CDS encoding Putative large ribosomal subunit protein bL25/Gln-tRNA synthetase, whose amino-acid sequence MADAPADPTAKLAESTAKLQLDEETGEMVSKGELKKRMAKRAKKAASEKAKAAKDAVAKAVGAGDSKPAPKPKAKPEEVVMDPEAMFKQGFLQEVYKERPSENVVTRFPPEPNGYLHIGHAKAIAVNFGFAKYHGGVCYLRYDDTNPEKEEERYFTAIEEMVRWLGFTPYKITYSSDNFQKLYDLAEKMITLEKAYVCYCGDTEIKLQRGGEKGASPRFRCEHANHTVEENLQKFRDMKDGKYKPREAFLRMKQDITDGNPQMWDLAAYRIKTDTPHHRTGWDWKIYPTYDFTHCLCDSFEGITHSLCTTEFVQSRVSYEWLNKTLGVYEPMQREYGRLGITGTVLSKRKILKLVEEKIVRGWDDPRLYTLIGIKRRGVPPRAILDFVNELGVTTSVSVIQIKRFEQTVRKYLERTVPRLMMVLDPIRVVIEDAEPADVELAFSPKDPNMGSHTIKFTPTVYIDRADFREVDSKDYFRLAPNKTVGLLNAPFPIKATSYTKDETTGKVTEIRAVFDKETKKPKAYINWVGTEGSKKVEARIHNSLFKSEKPDDAEGGFLNDINPESEVIYPDALIESGFDEVKRRAPWPEAAGESELGKGGPESVRFQATRIAYFAVDSDSTDDKIILNRIVSLKEDAGKV is encoded by the exons ATGGCGGACGCTCCAGCGGACCCCACTgccaagctggccgagtCGACGGCCAAGCTCCAGCTCGATGAAGAGACGGGCGAGATGGTCAGCAAGGGCGAGCTGAAGAAGAGAATGGCGAAGCgcgcgaagaaggccgcctcggagaaggcaaaggccgccaaggatGCTGTCGCAAAGGCCGTCGGTGCCGGTGACAGCAAGCCTGcgcccaagcccaaggcgAAGCCTGAGGAGGTTGTTATGGATCCCGAGGCCATGTTCAAGCAGGGCTTCCTCCAGGAGGTCTACAAGGAGAGACCGTCGGAGAATGTCGTGACGCGATTCCCCCCTGAGCCCAACGGCTA CTTGCACATTGGCCATGCCAAGGCCATTGCCGTCAACTTTGGGTTCGCAAAGTACCACGGTGGTGTTTGCTACCTGAGATACGACGACACGAAccccgagaaggaggaggagaggtaCTTCACGGCCATCGAGGAGATGGTGAGGTGGCTGGGCTTTACCCCCTACAAGATCACCTACTCCAGCGACAACTTCCAGAAGTTGTAcgacctggccgagaagatgatTACGCTGGAAAAGGCCTACGTCTGCTACTGTGGAG ACACCGAGATCAAGCttcagcgcggcggcgagaagggcgccTCCCCTCGATTCCGATGCGAGCACGCCAACCACACCGTCGAGGAGAACCTCCAGAAATTCAGAGACATGAAGGACGGGAAATACAAGCCCAGGGAGGCTTTCCTGCGCATGAAGCAGGACATCACCGACGGTAACCCTCAGATGTGGGACTTGGCGGCATACCGCATCAAGACGGACACGCCGCACCACCGCACCGGCTGGGACTGGAAGATCTACCCGACGTACGACTTCACGCACTGCCTGTGCGATAGCTTCGAGGGCATCACGCATTCCTTGTGCACGACCGAGTTCGTCCAGAGTCGCGTCTCGTACGAGTGGCTGAACAAGACGCTTGGCGTCTACGAGCCCATGCAGCGCGAGTACGGCCGCCTGGGCATCACCGGCACCGTGCTTTCCAAAAGGAAGATTCTCAAGCTGGTCGAGGAAAAGATCGTCCGCGGCTGGGATGACCCCCGTCTGTACACGCTCATCGGCATCAAGCGCCGCGGTGTGCCTCCTCGGGCCATTCTcgacttcgtcaacgagctcgGTGTCACCACCTCCGTCTCGGTCATCCAGATCAAGCGCTTCGAGCAGACGGTGCGCAAGTACCTCGAGCGTACCGTGCCCAGACTGATGATGGTGCTGGACCCCATTcgcgtcgtcatcgaggatgccgagcccgccgacgtcgagctggccttctcgcccaaGGACCCCAACATGGGATCGCACACCATCAAGTTCACGCCCACCGTGTACATCGACCGAGCCGACTTCAGAGAGGTTGACAGCAAGGACTACTTCCGTCTCGCTCCCAACAAGACAGTTGGCCTGCTCAACGCGCCCTTCCCTATCAAGGCCACTTCGTACACCAAGGATGAGACCACGGGCAAGGTGACGGAGATtcgcgccgtcttcgacaaggagacgaagaagcctAAGGCCTACATCAACTGGGTCGGCACCGAGGGCTCCAAGAAGGTTGAGGCGCGCATCCACAACTCGTTGTTCAAGAGCGAGaagcccgacgacgccgagggtgGTTTCCTGAACGACATCAACCCCGAGAGCGAGGTCATCTACCCCGACGCGCTCATCGAGagcggcttcgacgaggtTAAGCGCCGTGCGCCGTggcccgaggccgccggcgagagCGAGCTGGGCAAGGGCGGGCCGGAGAGCGTGCGCTTCCAGGCTACTCGCATCGCCTACTTT GCCGTTGATTCCGACAGCACCGACGACAAGATCATCCTCAACCGTATCGTCTCGCTGAAGGAGGATGCTGGAAAGGTCTGA
- a CDS encoding Putative ClpP/crotonase-like domain superfamily, whose translation MRAHSTGDGDIAGPGKRTAALGRRKVDDEYRVTLGIRRSSSWALAKTYVEPQSQRSARLTRRSSGLRKTSVANMRSSSIAVPALLVAAADHAAAFFPNTTAPVNGSEPCAAVGAAWAAQHATAPTVTPTVPAQLAHACLNSVPLGKEAAIELVDSLYPYLEWQSDAAYKADPPAGYDFPGYDLFAALSNIRENLVNDVYPGEYAFQSALYEEVFGPGHDGHFVYYPDLLTAVFEWTRERALVSISEDGSSLPVIKIYEEVISTPETASVVKLINGIDAAKYLEDTVNKANWNRDANSAYNSMFFEKSGEAAGGGKGYFSSGGRVRYIYQGPNTTITFENGTEVAFENHARVKKDLTGVVDGPSFYAKFCNPQSPASETPAGTITPNATAPAPVLPGYPAPVIVTSDGVVSGYFLEGEGFEDVAVVALTAFESASPAEFQQVTRDFYAAALAAGKTKLVIDFQQNGGGYILQGYDFFRQLFPDAVQDGFSRWKESDGFIAAAEIISDLVADLDLATSDDGDLISLAESWFNWRYDYNLTNQPFTSFDDKFAPRVFQNTSYTALMRWNLDDPLTTSNATFGLGVEINGYGNLTGLPQPFEPENIVILYDGVCASTCTLASEFLRLHGGVKSVAFGGLPVEGPIEGVGGIKGSQVLDWSNIYSYTTFLLPYASTDAQKTAFARYDDLPLNRSLAAAVNVRDQVLRDNVDDGIPAQFVREDADCRLYWTLPMITDVAEVWKATAAAAFNGGKCAYGGIAKRDVADKAEVTRRNYLAASRLQERDAVVRRDAPLVTDRFWQDKYMLKAID comes from the exons ATGAGAGCCCACTCGACAGGCGATGGTGACATCGCCGGGCCCGGCAAACGAACGGCGGCCCTCGGTCGACGGAAAGTGGATGACGAGTATAGAGTGACGCTGGGTATAAGAAGGTCGTCTTCCTGGGCGTTGGCCAAGACGTACGTTGAGCCTCAGTCTCAGCGTTCAGCCAGACTGACTAGAAGATCCAGCGGGTTGCGAAAGACCTCCGTCGCCAACATGCGAAGCTCCTCCATCGCCGTGCCGGCTCTGCTGGTCGCAGCCGCcgaccacgccgccgccttcttccccaacaCCACGGCCCCGGTCAACGGCTCTGAGCCCTGTGCCGCCGTTGGTGCTGCCTGGGCTGCCCAGCACGCAACGGCCCCAACTG TCACGCCGACTGTACCGGCTCAACTGGCGCATGCCTGCCTCAACTCGGTCCCCTTGGGAAAGGAGGCCGCCATTGAGCTTGTGGACTCGTTGTATCCTTACCTAGAGTGGCAGAGTG ATGCCGCTTACAAGGCGGACCCCCCAGCCGGCTACGACTTCCCGGGCTACGACCTCTTCGCGGCCCTCTCCAACATCAGGGAGAACCTCGTCAACGATGTCTACCCCGGCGAGTACGCCTTCCAGTCCGCGCTTTACGAGGAGGTCTTCGGCCCCGGCCACGACGGTCACTTCGTCTACTACCCCGACCTGCTCACGGCCGTCTTCGAATGGACTCGCGAGCGGGCTCTGGTGTCCATCAGCGAGGACGGCTCGTCCTTGCCTGTGATCAAGATCTATG AGGAAGTCATCTCCACGCCCGAGACAGCGTCTGTGGTCAAGCTCAtcaacggcatcgacgccgccaagtATTTGGAGGACACCGTCAACAAGGCCAACTGGAACCGCGATGCCAACTCGGCTTACAACTCCATGTTCTTCGAGAAGTCCGGCGAGGCCGCTGGCGGCGGAAAGGGCTACTTCAGCTCCGGCGGTCGTGTTCG CTACATCTACCAGGGACCCAACACGACAATCACATTCGAGAACGGCACCGAGGTCGCGTTCGAGAACCACGCCCGCGTCAAGAAGGACCtcaccggcgtcgtcgacggcccgTCTTTCTACGCCAAGTTCTGCAACCCGCAGAGCCCGGCGTCCGAGACCCCAGCCGGCACCATCACCCCGAACGCCACCGCCCCAGCCCCCGTCTTACCGGGCTACCCGGCCCCGGTCATCGTGACCAGTGACGGCGTTGTCTCCGGCTACTTCCTCGAGGGTGAAGGCTTCGAggatgtcgccgtcgtcgccctcacgGCCTTTGAGAGCGCCAGCCCCGCCGAGTTCCAACAGGTCACGCGGGACTTCTAcgcggccgccctcgccgccggcaagacgaagctcgtcatcgacTTCCAGCAGAACGGCGGCGGTTACATCCTCCAGGGCTACGACTTCTTCCGCCAGCTCTTCCCGGACGCCGTGCAGGATGGCTTCTCCCGCTGGAAGGAGAGCGACggcttcatcgccgccgccgagatcatctcggacctcgtcgcggacctggacctcgccaccagcgacgacggcgacctgaTCAGTCTCGCCGAGAGCTGGTTCAACTGGCGCTACGACTACAACCTCACCAACCAGCCCTTCACCTCCTTCGACGACAAGTTCGCGCCCCGCGTCTTCCAGAACACGTCTTACACCGCCCTGATGCGCTGGAACCTTGACGATCCCCTGACGACCTCCAACGCCaccttcggcctcggcgtcgagatcAACGGCTACGGTAACCTCACCGGCCTCCCGCAACCCTTTGAGCCCGAGAATATCGTCATCCTCTACGACGGCGTCTGTGCCTCCACCTGCACTCTGGCCTCCGAGttcctccgcctccacggcggcgtcaagTCCGTCGCCTTTGGCGGCCTCCCCGTCGAAGGGCCcatcgagggcgtcggcggcatcaaggGCTCCCAAGTGCTCGACTGGAGCAACATCTACTCCTACACCACTTTCCTCCTGCCCTACGCCTCGACTGACGCGCAAAAGACCGCCTTCGCCCGCTACGACGACCTGCCCCTGAACCgcagcctcgccgccgccgtcaacgtccGCGACCAGGTCCTCCGcgacaacgtcgacgacggcatcccCGCCCAGTTCGTccgcgaggacgccgacTGCCGCCTGTACTGGACGCTGCCCATGATCAcagacgtcgccgaggtctGGAAGGCGACtgccgcggcggccttcaACGGCGGCAAGTGCGCGTACGGCGGCATCGCGAAGAgggacgtcgccgacaaggccgaggtcACGCGCAGGAACTACCTGGCCGCCTCGCGTTTGCAGGAGCGTGATGCGGTCGTCCGCCGCGACGCGCCATTGGTTACGGACCGATTCTGGCAGGACAAGTACATGTTGAAGGCTATTGACTAA
- a CDS encoding Putative glycosyl hydrolase, all-beta, glycoside hydrolase superfamily, translating to MADKYAAQDLSDAALGGPIGLKDGYFIDGHGRTLTLHGLNISGASKLPTKPNGLSHLTDGFFEHRTVTFVGRPFPLQDAPLHFRRLRAWGLPLVRLLVTWESLGHAGPDPETDLDFEYIDYLRQLIELMPKYGIKCFVCAHQDVWSRFSGGSGAPGWTFEVAGLDVEAFTDTGAAYVHGQDELRRANAPVNEKEPSGPFVWPSGYQKLAASTMATLFWAGDALAPNLRCPRPPSSSKGDTVSVREYLQHAFIEAFGRLADEVSGLEACVGFEPLNEPHRGLINLHGFDGWNYDTDLHIGYYPSLTQALALASGYAQEVDYYVKSWPFPTRVSHRTLVDPKGRSAWLTAKPDAAKPQNYGLGECVWRAHGVWEWDETKKGPKVLQKNYFEVDHRPGSEGNPIEWYRDFYGPFLKRFSDRVSRKSPRQFCFFEPIPNEFMPPWIGQGDKADESAQKQTYATKTIIDTQRPDNLVFAPHFYDLNVLFSKHHSWMSVNVQGASRGMFILKALHFGAKALRKNYRLQLSNILRYGRKSLGGHVPALIGEVGISFDINGGAAFKTGNYDKQRELMHALISAMEDNQVAFTLWNYNPDNRVEYGDGWNMEDFSVVNGNTEAKPGHILPDYANEAHEEDEMYRGGRVLDVIIRPYAVKVAGRPLRSDWDPRTLHYEFEWATETPDADQTGKKQSDKSRTTEVFVPNYHYAGRGIQVKVSGGEWSYDPDLQTLYVHHDASRTEHRLTIDIPNVPKHLMETVERRRRAFPPRFPLSLVSPSTELAMEELMLTVLLPGLVLILLAVAQMFI from the coding sequence ATGGCGGACAAGTATGCCGCACAGGACCTCTCCGATGCCGCCCTGGGAGGGCCGATTGGCCTGAAAGACGGCTACTTTATCGACGGACACGGCCGCACGCTCACGCTGCACGGCCTCAACATCTCGGGGGCCAGCAAGCTGCCGACGAAACCCAACGGCCTGTCCCATCTCACCGACGGCTTCTTCGAGCACCGCACCGTAACCTTCGTCGGCAGACCGTTTCCCCTACAAGACGCCCCGCTGCACTTCCGCCGCCTGCGGGCCTGGGGACTCCCCCTCGTTCGCCTCCTCGTCACGTGGGAGTCCCTCGGCCACGCCGGCCCGGATCCCGAGACGGACCTTGACTTTGAGTACATTGATTACCTGCGCCAGCTCATCGAGCTCATGCCCAAGTACGGCATCAAGTGCTTCGTCTGCGCCCACCAGGACGTCTGGAGCAGGTTCAGCGGCGGGAGCGGCGCCCCCGGGTGGACTTTCGAGGTCGCggggctcgacgtcgaggctTTCACCGACACGGGCGCCGCCTATGTACACGGCCAAGATGAGCTGCGCCGCGCCAATGCGCCTGTCAACGAGAAGGAGCCCAGCGGTCCCTTCGTGTGGCCTTCGGGGTACCAGAAGCTGGCTGCGTCGACAATGGCCACGCTGTTTTGGGCGGGAGATGCTCTCGCGCCAAACCTGCGCTGTCCGCGGCCCCCGAGCTCGTCGAAAGGCGACACTGTTTCCGTGCGGGAGTACCTCCAGCACGCTTTTATAGAAGCGTTTGGCCGactggccgacgaggtcagCGGTCTTGAGGCCTGCGTTGGGTTCGAGCCGTTGAACGAGCCGCATCGCGGCCTCATCAACCTCCACGGGTTTGACGGGTGGAACTATGACACCGACCTCCACATCGGATATTACCCGTCTCTAACACAAGCTCTTGCGCTCGCCAGCGGCTACGCCCAAGAGGTGGATTACTACGTGAAGTCGTGGCCGTTCCCAACCCGCGTCTCGCACCGAACTCTCGTCGACCCCAAGGGAAGATCGGCTTGGTTGACTGCGAAGCCAGACGCTGCAAAGCCTCAGAACTACGGCCTGGGCGAGTGTGTATGGCGCGCTCACGGTGTTTGGGAATGGGACGAGACGAAGAAAGGCCCGAAAGTGCTGCAGAAGAACTACTTCGAGGTGGACCACCGGCCGGGCAGCGAAGGGAACCCTATCGAGTGGTACAGAGACTTCTACGGCCCGTTCCTGAAGCGCTTCTCTGACCGCGTCTCCCGCAAATCCCCTCGCCAATTCTGCTTCTTTGAGCCCATACCGAACGAGTTCATGCCGCCTTGGATCGGGCAGGGGGACAAAGCGGACGAGTCGGCGCAGAAGCAGACGTATGCGACCAAAACCATCATCGACACCCAGAGGCCGGATAACCTCGTGTTTGCGCCTCACTTCTACGACCTCAACGTCTTGTTCAGCAAACACCACTCGTGGATGAGCGTCAACGTGCAGGGCGCGTCGAGAGGCATGTTCATACTCAAGGCGCTCCACTTCGGCGCGAAGGCACTGCGGAAGAACTACCGCCTCCAGCTTTCTAATATCCTGAGGTACGGGAGGAAGTCGTTGGGCGGCCACGTCCCGgccctcatcggcgaggtcggcatCTCCTTTGacatcaacggcggcgcggcgttCAAGACCGGCAACTACGACAAGCAGCGCGAGCTGATGCACGCCctcatctcggccatggaggaCAACCAGGTCGCCTTCACGCTGTGGAACTACAACCCCGACAACCGCGTCGAGTACGGCGACGGCTGGAACATGGAGGACTTCTccgtcgtcaacggcaacacCGAAGCCAAGCCCGGCCACATCCTCCCCGACTACGCCAACGAGGCccacgaggaggacgaaATGTACCGCGGGGGCAGAGTGCTGGACGTCATCATCCGCCCCTATGCCGTCAAGGTTGCCGGACGGCCCCTGCGGTCGGACTGGGACCCCCGAACCCTGCATTACGAGTTTGAATGGGCGACAGAGACCCCCGACGCGGACCAGACAGGGAAGAAGCAGTCGGACAAGTCGCGGACGACCGAAGTATTTGTGCCCAATTATCACTATGCTGGACGCGGCATCCAAGTCAAGGTCAGCGGGGGGGAGTGGTCGTACGACCCGGACCTGCAGACGCTCTACGTCCATCACGACGCCAGCAGGACCGAACACCGGTTGACCATCGATATTCCTAACGTGCCGAAACACCTCATGGAGACGGTGgaacggcgacgccgcgcgTTCCCGCCACGCTTCCCCCTGAGCCTGGTCTCGCCCAGCACCGAACTGGCGATGGAGGAGTTGATGCTGacggtgctgctgccgggTCTCGTGCTCATCCTGCTGGCGGTGGCACAGATGTTTATCTGA
- a CDS encoding Putative Macro domain-containing protein codes for MGCQISSSRQPTAQSASASASTATATSPSNPHKQANRRANTMATTAAADIPTVELLYKLGKLTPSSQPLYTPNASHNQKVAVTRGDITRLAVDAIVNAANGSLLGGGGVDGAIHRAAGRGLLQECKTLNGCATGSAKITGAYNLPCKKVIHTVGPVYDELNPAPAQHHLENCYRTSLALAVQHGCRTVAFSAISTGIYGYPSYEAAPIAAEVVRDFLDGEDGDKLDKVIFCTFEMKDVNAYNEALPVFFPPPDQTTAPKQTDDGPTQKQADEADAIAAELPSVPKTDPAQ; via the exons ATGGGCTGCCAAATCTCCTCCTCTCGCCAACCCACAGCGCaatctgcatctgcatctgcatcgacgGCAACTGCCACATCTCCTTCAAACCCTCACAAGCAAGCAAACCGACGAGCCAACACCAtggccaccaccgccgccgccgacatcccGACTGTCGAGCTCCTCTACAAGCTCGGCAAGCTTACGCCTTCGTCGCAGCCCCTCTACACCCCGAACGCGTCGCACAACCAAAAGGTTGCCGTCACCCGGGGCGACATCACGCggctcgccgttgacgccatcgtcaacgccgcAAACGGctccctcctcggcggtggcggcgtcgacggcgccatccatcgcgccgccggccgcggcctcCTCCAGGAGTGCAAGACCCTGAACGGGTGCGCCACCGGCTCCGCCAAGATCACGGGCGCCTACAACCTGCCCTGCAAGAAGGTCATCCACACCGTCGGCCCTGTCTACGACGAGCTCAACCCGGCGCCCGCCCAGCATCACCTCGAGAACTGCTACCGGACGAgcctggccctcgccgttCAGCACGGCTGCCGCACCGTCGCTTTCAGCGCCATTAGCACCGGCATTTACGGATACCCCAGCTACGAGGCCGCGCCCATTGCCGCCGAAGTTGTTAGAGACTTTCTCGAcggggaagacggcgacaagctcgacaaggtcatcTTCTGCACCTTTGAGATGAAGGACGTCAATGCTTACAACGAGGCCCTCCC agtcttcttccctccccccgacCAGACCACTGCTCCCAAGCAGACAGACGACGGCCCGACCCAGAAGcaagccgacgaggccgatgccATTGCCGCGGAGCTGCCCAGTGTCCCCAAGACCGATCCCGCCCAATAG